In Nicotiana tabacum cultivar K326 chromosome 19, ASM71507v2, whole genome shotgun sequence, one DNA window encodes the following:
- the LOC107830444 gene encoding D-amino-acid transaminase, chloroplastic-like: MASLSTIPKPISDASFLLPKLRDSVIFLKNISISRPKIRPLTRSNIIKNSNQTQFSSEGQCSPMFEVPVLSSSEVIQRMRTSREGHETKQLYLAMYSSVFGGITTDTDAMVIPMDDHMVHRGHGVFDTAAIMDGCLYELDEHLDRFLRSATMAKIQIPFDREIIRRILIRTVSVSKCRKGSLRYWLSAGPGDFQLSPSGCPRAALYAIVIQDQSPPDHRGIRVVTSSVPIKTPQFAVMKSVNYLPNALSKMEAEENDAYAAIWLDGDGFVAEGPNMNVAFVTKEKELLMPSFDKILSGCTAKRVLVLAAKLVKEGKLRGIRVDNVSVEVGKRAEEMMLIGSGVLVRSVVQWDEKIIGDGREGPVTQALLNLLLEDMKSGPASVRVRVPY; this comes from the exons ATGGCTTCCTTATCAACTATTCCAAAACCAATATCCGACGCCTCTTTTTTATTACCAAAATTAAGGGATTCCGTTATTTTTCTGAAGAACATCTCAATTTCAAGACCAAAGATCAGACCTTTGACCCGATCAAATATTATCAAGAATTCAAATCAAACCCAGTTTTCATCTG AAGGACAATGTAGTCCGATGTTTGAGGTCCCAGTTCTTTCTTCCTCAGAG GTTATTCAGAGAATGAGAACAAGTCGAGAAGGTCACGAAACCAAGCAGCTTTATTTGGCAATGTACTCTAGCGTTTTCGGTGGAATCACAACTGATACAGATGCCATGGTGATCCCCATGGATGATCACATGGTTCATAGAGGACATGGAGTTTTTGATACCGCTGCCATTATGGATGG ATGCCTTTATGAGTTGGACGAACACCTCGATCGTTTCCTGAGATCTGCAACCATGGCCAAAATACAAATTCCTTTTGATAGGGAAATCATTAGAAGAATTCTCATTCGTACAGTAAGTGTTTCCAAGTGCAGAAAAGGTTCTCTAAGATACTGGCTTTCGGCAGGACCCGGTGATTTCCAACTATCTCCATCGGGCTGTCCTCGAGCAGCTCTTTACGCCATTGTAATACAAGATCAATCACCTCCCGATCACAGGGGAATCAGAGTTGTAACTTCATCCGTCCCAATAAAAACCCCACAGTTTGCCGTCATGAAAAGCGTAAATTATCTGCCGAATGCACTTTCCAAGATGGAAGCAGAAGAAAATGATGCGTATGCAGCAATTTGGTTGGATGGCGACGGGTTTGTCGCTGAAGGACCTAATATGAATGTGGCTTTTGTTACAAAGGAAAAGGAACTTCTGATGCCTAGTTTTGACAAAATTCTCAGTGGCTGTACGGCTAAAAGAGTTCTGGTTCTTGCAGCAAAGCTAGTAAAAGAAGGTAAACTTCGGGGCATTAGAGTAGATAACGTATCGGTAGAGGTTGGGAAAAGAGCAGAGGAGATGATGCTAATTGGCAGTGGAGTTCTTGTCCGCTCGGTGGTGCAGTGGGATGAAAAAATCATAGGTGATG